One Haloimpatiens massiliensis genomic window, GAATTTAAAGATTATTTAACAAAAATTGAATATTTAGGTTGTGCAACTAGTGTACTATATTGGGATATGAGAGTTTATGCACCTAAGAAGGGAGTTACATACAGAAGTGAGGTTTTAGGGTATTTATCCGGAGAACTTTATAAGCTCACTACCAGTAATGAAATGAAAGCATTTTTAGACTATTTTTCTAAATTTGATGATTTAGATACTGTAACTAAAGCCATGGTAGAAGATGCGAAAAAACAATATGATCAGACTAAAAAAATACCGGAGGATAAATATAAAGAGTATACAATACTTACTTCTAATGCAGAGTCAGCATGGCAAGAGGCAAAGGAGAAAAATGATTTTTCTATATTTCAGCCTTATTTAGAAAAAATAGTGGAATTTAAAAAAGAATTTATAGAATATTGGGGATATAAAGATAATAAATACGATACTTTGTTAGATTTCTTCGAGCCAGGAATAACAGTTGAGAAGTTAGATGAAGTATTTAAAGAATTAAGAGATGCCATAATAGCATTACTGAACAAAATAAATAACAGCAGTGTTAAAGTAGATAAGAATATTTTAACTAAAGAAATAGACATTGCAAGACAGGATAAATTTTCAAAAGAAGTTTTAGAAAAACTAGAATATGATTTTGAAGCAGGAAGAGTAGATGAAACAGAGCATCCATTTACCATTGAATTTGGTAACAAGGATGTTAGAATAACAACGCATTACTTTAAAAATAATTTTATAAGCGGACTTTTAAGTAACATACATGAAGGTGGTCATGCTATATATGAACAAGACGTACCTGACAGTCTAAGAGCAACAGGATTAGCCTCAGGAGCATCTATGGGTATACATGAGTCCCAGTCAAGATTTTATGAAAATATTTTAGCCAGAGGAAAAGAATTTTGGAAATACTTCTATCCTATACTTCAAGAAAGATTCCCAGAATATAAAGAAGTTCCTTTTGTAGAGTTTTTTAAGGCTATAAATTTAGTAGAACCATCACTTATAAGAACAGAAGCAGATGAACTTACTTATAGTATTCATGTAATAATAAGATATGAAATAGAGAAAATGCTTATAAATGGAAAAATCCAAGTTAAGGACTTGCCAAGAGTTTGGAATGAAAAATATAAGGAATATTTAGGAGTAGAACCTTCTACTGACTCTGAAGGAGTTCTTCAGGATGTACACTGGGCGGGAGGAGATTTTGGATATTTCCCAAGTTATGCTTTAGGAAATTTATATGGAGCTCAATTCTTAAATAAGATGAGAGATGATATTAAGGATCTAGATGAGCAAATAGAAAAAGGAAACTTTGGTGTAATTCATAGTTGGCTAAAGGAAAATGTTCATAAGCATGGAGCTGTATACAAGCCTTCAGAATTGATTAAAATGGTTACAGGTGAAGAATTAAAAGCTAAGTATTTCATAGAATATTTAAATAAAAAATACGCTGAAGTATATGATATCTAATATTTATTTTTAGGTTTTTTCTATATTAAATTAAATTGAGTAATAAGAGCTATTATTAAATTTTTTATAAATTTAGTAATAGCTCTTATACTTTATAATTTTTTTATAGAAATCATTATATTTTCAGATGCTATTTAGTGTATAAACGAACTGAGGTTTTCATAAAATCTTATTAAACGATTAACCCACAATAAGGTACAATGTGGTGGAATTATGAAATTTCTCCTCCATGACTTGCATAAAAGCTCGGAACAATAAATTTAATTTAAGAAATTCTAATCTTTTATCCATATAAAATTATCTAACGCTCACATTCAGCGTCTTGTCTCAGGTTCGCTAGCCTGGCGTCCTTTTAAGGCTTACGATAATTTTATCTGTCTAAAAGAAGAATTTCTAAAATTAAATTTAAACAGTTCTTTCGCTTCTTATGCAAGTCATTCCAGAGAAATTTCATAATTCAAGTAATATAATGCTTTTTGTGGGTTAATCATTAAACGTAATAAATATATTTTGAATTAAATATAGAAAAAATACAAATAATAAGTGTAAATATAGATGGAAGTGGTGCAAAATTTTAAGATTTTAATGCTAAAAGAAAAGGAATGTTTTAAAATTTTGTATACTTAGTGGTCTAATATTCAATGAAAGTAGAAGAAAGGGGATTTGTGTTTATGGTTTCTAATGAATTAAAGATGCGCATAGGGCAAAATTGTCCAGGATATGTTTCAAGAAACACAGGTTTTATGTCTAGTTCTAGTGAATTAGCAGAGAGTTGCAATAATTGTGCTAATTTTGTAAGAGGAAGATGCATTAAAGACTTATTTGATAAGATTAGAGAAGAAATAAGACAAAATTAAATTTGTTAATAAAACTTGAAATATTAATTTATATATAATAAATAGAAAGGAGCAACTAATAGTTGTATAAAATATAAACATATAGACACAATCATAGTTAAATGTATATATTTTATTAAAAGCTCCCTACATTCGTAAAGAGTGTAGAGTGGTGTTTAAAAAAGCATCCAAAACTCCTTTAAGTGCTGGAAGTCCCTAAAGCTACATTAACCACAACGTAGGAATGAAATAAGTCTAAGCGTGAAGGTTACGAAAGTAGAAAAAATAATGTAGATAGTGCAAGGTTAAATCCTAAACACGGTGACAATGGGTAATCAGCAACCAAGTTCCGAAAAGGAAAAGGCTCAACGACTAGAGAGTAATCTCGTACCTTCAAGTGAGGGGAAATGGGGAGGATCCTAAATAATTAGGATTGTGATATAGTCTGTGCTTATATGAAAGTATAAGAAGTTCATAAACAGAGCTCTTAGCTTCAGATGGAGTTTTTACTCCAACTGAAGGTTAGAGATCGTTATCCAGGGACGTAGCTGCCGTTATCTCCCACTTTGTTAGAAGTGGGAGTGTTACGGCAGGTAGTCATCGGATAAAAGAACTGCATAGGAGTAACGACCTTATGTGAACATTCTAAAAATATTACAAATGTGCATTAGATAATTTATTAAAACAACCGTATTTTAAAATTTTATAATATAGCTAATAAAAGATTTCAAAGGGGGCATACTATAATATAAAAAATATTTAATCACAAATGTATGTATCCTATGAAAATAGAGCATGCATTTTATCAAAAATGAGGGTTAAATATTCTTTCATTGTAAAATTTTAAAATACGGTTGTAGGATAGTAAATAATTTTAAATTGAAAAATTTAAATGATTTTACGAACTGGTGCATCCAAGGCTTTAAGCCACCATAAGGTGTGATAAGTGCGAATTATCTAATATGAGTACATTTGTACTTGTTTTTAGAACCAGTAGGGTTAAGTTTTACAAGTTTCTTAACCAGATGTATATATGACTGAAATGTCTAATATGTTCGAACTTATGAGTGTGGGAAGTAACTGTCCTGAATTTTCTCCAACGGAGGGTGGATTAGTTTCCAGTGTTGGAAGTAGTATGAGCAAAAGCTGCGCGAAGTGTAAACACTTTAAAAATTATAAGTGTGATATCGATGTTTATGATAAAGTAGTCGCAGGGTTAGATCAGGCATAGAATTTAAAAAAATTAATGGTAATTTATGCATAATAAAGAAGGTGTAAAATCACCTTCTTTATTATATTTACATGCATTACTTTGAGCTTTTCTTAGAGTATAATTTTAGTAGGCGAAGGTAGTAGTAATTACTGTTTAAAAAAATAAAGGAGATACAAAAAGTATCTCCCATGTACATAATATATCCATTATAATGTAAGTTGAAGAGACTATACAGAAATGGGTGATATTATGTACATTATAAGTTTAAATGATAAAGCAATAACTTTCAATGATTTAGAGAAAAAAATATATAAATATGCATGTGAGGAAGCATGTAGGTTCATGAAAAAGGTGCTAACGCACCTAGACCGAAGGTTGTTGGATGAAAGAGATACTAAGGTTTATAGAAATAAAGGTTTTAAACATACCTGCTTAAAAACTATCATGGGAAATATAGAGTTTGATAGACGTATATATGAGTATAAAACTGATGATGGTAAAATAGCTTATAAATTTTTATTAGATGAATATTTGCAAATGGATACAATAGGACATATTTCAACTACATTAGTAGAAAAGATGGTAGATAATGTGACTAATGTTTCTTATAGGAACACTGCAAAAAATATTAAAGAGCTAACTAACCAAGAAATCAGCCATACGGCAGTATGGAATGTAGTACAAAAACTAGGTTCTAAAATAGAGGAAAAAGAAGAAAGAAAAATATTATTAAACAAAATAGGAAAGTTAAATGGTAAGAAAGAAGTTGAAGTTTTGTTTCAAGAAATGGATGGAATCTGGTTGAGCATCCAAGGAAAAGACAGACCTAAAGGAAAAAAGTCTAAAAAGAAAGAACTGAAGCTTGGAGTAAGCTATGAAGGCTGGAAGAAGAGAAATGGTAGTAAAGATGCTTATGTAGTT contains:
- a CDS encoding carboxypeptidase M32; amino-acid sequence: MEFETKLGEFKDYLTKIEYLGCATSVLYWDMRVYAPKKGVTYRSEVLGYLSGELYKLTTSNEMKAFLDYFSKFDDLDTVTKAMVEDAKKQYDQTKKIPEDKYKEYTILTSNAESAWQEAKEKNDFSIFQPYLEKIVEFKKEFIEYWGYKDNKYDTLLDFFEPGITVEKLDEVFKELRDAIIALLNKINNSSVKVDKNILTKEIDIARQDKFSKEVLEKLEYDFEAGRVDETEHPFTIEFGNKDVRITTHYFKNNFISGLLSNIHEGGHAIYEQDVPDSLRATGLASGASMGIHESQSRFYENILARGKEFWKYFYPILQERFPEYKEVPFVEFFKAINLVEPSLIRTEADELTYSIHVIIRYEIEKMLINGKIQVKDLPRVWNEKYKEYLGVEPSTDSEGVLQDVHWAGGDFGYFPSYALGNLYGAQFLNKMRDDIKDLDEQIEKGNFGVIHSWLKENVHKHGAVYKPSELIKMVTGEELKAKYFIEYLNKKYAEVYDI